The nucleotide sequence TATTCCCTCGGAAGAAGTTACCGAAATGAGAGAAGGAAAGAAACGGGTACGAAATAAGACGTTCTTTCCTGGCTACATGTTGGTCGAAATGGTGTTGGACAAGGACACGCAGCATTTAATTCTAAACACCCCCGGGATTACCAATTTTGTCGGCCCCAAAAACAAACCCCAGCCTCTCCGTCAAGATGAAATCGATCGCATTTTAGGCCGCGTGCAGGAAAGCCGATCCAAGGAAATCGTTTCTGTGCCCTTTAAGGTCGGCGATCCGGTGCGTGTAACGGATGGGCCATTTCTGGACTTTACGGGTTTTGTGGAAGAAATTAACGAAGAGAAAAAGAAGGCCAAGGTGATGGTCAGTATTTTTGGCCGATCAACACCGGTCGAGTTGGATTTCCTGCAAATCGAGTTAGAAAAATAATCGCACGGGAGATAGACACACATGGCTAAAAAAGTCGTTAAGGAAATCAAATTGCAAATCCCCGGCGGGCAGGCAAATCCCGCTCCGCCCGTAGGCCCGGCGTTGGGCCAGCATGGCGTCAACATTATGGAATTCTGTAAGGCTTTCAACGCCAAAACCTCAGATCGTCAGGGACTGATTATTCCCGTTATCATTACGGTTTATTCCGATCGCTCGTTTACGTTTGTCTTGAAAACACCGCCCGCCGCAGTACTGCTTTTGAAGTCGATGGGTGCGCCCAAAGGCTCGGGCGAACCGAATCGCAACAAGATCGGCAAGGTGACCAAAGATCAGGTGCGCCAGATCGCGCAAGCAAAAATGGAAGACTTGAATGCCAACGACGTTGAGGCGGCGATGCGCATGGTCGAAGGCACGGCGCGCAGCATGGGCATTGAAGTCGCTTGAGGTCCGTTAATCAATATCAAATGCAACGTTGGTTCCAGGTAAGGTAATTGTATGAATCATAGTCGTCGTTTTCGTGAACTTGCCAAGTTGGTCGAGCCGAACAAAGAGTATTCGTTGGAAGATGCCGTGGCGTTGTTGAAAAAAACGGCGACGGCAAAATTCAACGAAACGATTGAAGTGGCGATGCGTCTTGGCGTTGATCCGCGGCATGCCGATCAGGTTGTGCGTGGCACCGTCTCGTTGCCGCACGGCACGGGCAAAACCGTGCGCGTGTTGGTGTTGTGCAAAACCGTGAAAGAGGCGGAGGCGCGCGAAGCGGGCGCCGATCATGTCGGTTTTGATGACTTTATCAAAAAGATCAACGAAGGGTGGTTCGAATTCGACGTTGTCATTGCCACGCCCGATGTCATGGGAGAGGTTGGCAAGCTCGGTAAAGTTCTCGGCCCGCGCGGCTTGATGCCAAATCCCAAGAGTGGCACCGTCACGTTCGACGTGGGGCAGGCGGTTAAGGAAGTGAAGGCCGGTAAAATCGAATTCCGCGTCGACAAGTCGGGCATCCTGCACGTGAATATTGGCAAAGCGTCTTTCAGTGAACAGCAGATTGCGGAAAATGCGCGGATGT is from Cytophagia bacterium CHB2 and encodes:
- the rplK gene encoding 50S ribosomal protein L11, which translates into the protein MAKKVVKEIKLQIPGGQANPAPPVGPALGQHGVNIMEFCKAFNAKTSDRQGLIIPVIITVYSDRSFTFVLKTPPAAVLLLKSMGAPKGSGEPNRNKIGKVTKDQVRQIAQAKMEDLNANDVEAAMRMVEGTARSMGIEVA
- the nusG gene encoding transcription termination/antitermination factor NusG, which encodes MTEKNTESTAKRWYAIHVLSGHERKVKAYLENEAAALGLSDRLAGVLIPSEEVTEMREGKKRVRNKTFFPGYMLVEMVLDKDTQHLILNTPGITNFVGPKNKPQPLRQDEIDRILGRVQESRSKEIVSVPFKVGDPVRVTDGPFLDFTGFVEEINEEKKKAKVMVSIFGRSTPVELDFLQIELEK
- a CDS encoding 50S ribosomal protein L1; translation: MNHSRRFRELAKLVEPNKEYSLEDAVALLKKTATAKFNETIEVAMRLGVDPRHADQVVRGTVSLPHGTGKTVRVLVLCKTVKEAEAREAGADHVGFDDFIKKINEGWFEFDVVIATPDVMGEVGKLGKVLGPRGLMPNPKSGTVTFDVGQAVKEVKAGKIEFRVDKSGILHVNIGKASFSEQQIAENARMFIETVVRLKPASSKGQYVRSITLSSTMGPGIPIDSNAMMGELKV